One window from the genome of Pandoraea fibrosis encodes:
- a CDS encoding GntR family transcriptional regulator, which produces MRIETHIYRTIVDGVLAHRLTPGTKLPEPELCQLFDVGRAVVRRVLERLAHDGIVTLRPNKGAVIAEPTPEETREIFQARRALERALVELAVANVNDDDLAMLRRQLDAEHAAMHRFDQPSWARLASDFHLRVAALAGNAVLLRYLTELISRCSLIVGLYEPPGYAPCEHDEHSAIVDCIARRDAAGAIARMQAHLEELERRIETTRMRGEKSLASLLGLPEVALPQQAAPPDAPVKRERRRKS; this is translated from the coding sequence ATGCGGATCGAGACGCATATCTATCGCACCATCGTCGATGGTGTGCTTGCGCATCGGCTTACCCCCGGCACGAAACTGCCTGAGCCTGAGCTGTGCCAGCTCTTCGATGTGGGGCGTGCGGTGGTACGTCGCGTGCTGGAGCGACTGGCGCATGACGGCATCGTCACGTTGCGCCCCAACAAAGGGGCGGTGATCGCCGAGCCGACGCCCGAAGAAACCCGCGAGATCTTTCAGGCGCGGCGCGCGTTGGAGCGCGCGCTCGTCGAATTGGCGGTCGCCAACGTGAACGACGACGATCTCGCGATGCTGCGCCGTCAACTCGACGCCGAGCATGCCGCCATGCATCGTTTCGATCAGCCGTCGTGGGCGCGCCTCGCGAGCGACTTTCATTTGCGCGTCGCTGCGCTGGCAGGCAACGCGGTGCTGCTGCGCTATCTCACCGAGTTGATCTCGCGTTGCTCGCTGATCGTCGGCTTGTACGAACCGCCCGGCTACGCCCCGTGCGAACACGACGAACATTCGGCAATCGTCGATTGCATCGCCCGGCGCGACGCCGCGGGCGCCATTGCTCGCATGCAAGCGCATCTCGAAGAACTCGAGCGGCGCATCGAGACGACCCGCATGCGCGGCGAGAAAAGTCTGGCGTCGCTGCTGGGTTTGCCGGAGGTGGCATTGCCGCAGCAGGCTGCACCACCGGACGCTCCCGTCAAACGCGAACGCCGCCGCAAAAGCTGA
- a CDS encoding polysaccharide deacetylase family protein, whose translation MTSALTLPEHDDRASPDTRFGALRTHDRFDYLPITARDTYRWPNGARLAVYLGFNLEHFAFGEGLGANLGPLSPQPDVLNFSWREYGNRVGAWRCLDLFDDLSMPAGVVLNTSLLDHCPALVHACVARGDELIGHGHTNAHRQSDFEFAHEHDLLAHCRERLTTEAGYAPTGWLSPWISETHHTPDLLARTGYRYTLNWCHDDRPVRMRTAHGTLWSVPYPQEVNDIPMIVGRHLDGAAFADMITDQFDEMYAQAEHPTRAQPLVMGIALHPYLVGQPYRLRHLRRVLTPIADAARRGEIWLATPGQIALHVATVSVTQPDTLMG comes from the coding sequence ATGACTTCTGCCCTGACGCTTCCGGAACACGACGACCGCGCGAGCCCCGACACCCGCTTCGGCGCGCTTCGTACCCACGACCGCTTCGACTATCTGCCGATCACGGCGCGCGACACCTATCGCTGGCCCAATGGCGCGCGCCTGGCCGTCTACCTCGGCTTCAATCTGGAGCACTTCGCTTTTGGGGAAGGATTAGGGGCGAACCTCGGCCCGCTCTCGCCGCAGCCGGACGTCCTCAACTTCAGTTGGCGCGAATACGGCAATCGTGTGGGGGCATGGCGCTGTCTCGACCTGTTCGACGATCTGTCGATGCCGGCTGGCGTGGTGCTCAATACGTCGTTGCTCGATCACTGCCCCGCGCTCGTGCATGCGTGTGTCGCGCGTGGCGACGAGTTGATCGGACACGGACATACGAACGCGCATCGGCAGAGCGACTTCGAGTTTGCGCATGAGCACGACCTGCTGGCCCATTGCCGGGAACGCCTGACGACAGAGGCGGGCTACGCGCCGACGGGATGGCTGTCGCCGTGGATATCGGAGACACACCACACGCCGGATCTGCTCGCGCGCACCGGCTATCGCTACACGTTGAACTGGTGTCACGACGACCGGCCGGTGCGCATGCGCACCGCGCACGGCACGCTGTGGTCGGTGCCGTATCCGCAGGAGGTGAACGACATTCCGATGATCGTCGGCCGTCATCTCGACGGAGCGGCTTTTGCCGACATGATTACCGACCAGTTCGACGAGATGTACGCACAGGCGGAACACCCGACGCGGGCGCAGCCACTGGTGATGGGGATCGCCTTGCATCCGTATCTCGTCGGGCAACCGTATCGCCTGCGTCATTTGCGCCGTGTGCTCACGCCCATTGCCGACGCGGCGCGACGCGGTGAAATCTGGCTCGCCACACCGGGCCAAATCGCATTGCACGTCGCCACCGTGAGCGTGACGCAACCCGACACCCTCATGGGGTAA
- a CDS encoding ABC transporter substrate-binding protein, with the protein MSLVGVTSYAADTIKIGLVTALSGQSARAGEALTRGMTIAIDEINASGGVLGGRKLELVRRDDEGNPAKGVLAARELIYKDKVAVLFGGLDTPVSMAIVPIANQEKVPFMGPWAAGTPITRNGANPNYVFRVSAVDEIVDSAMVVHAQETFGAKKLGLILVNNPWGESNEKGIVAALAAKGMKPAGVEKFEANDVDVTPQLGRLKAAGADTLLMVGNVGPSAQVVKSLDRMGWKVPIVSHWGPAGGRFTELAGPNAKAVHFVQTYSFFGATSPVSARVVAALKAKYSDVKGVDDITPAVGVANAYDAMRLSALAIDKAGSTNGDAIRSGFYKIDRYEGLIKTYVKPFSDQQHDALSAQDYVWAQFIDNRIVPVPAAGAKVAAK; encoded by the coding sequence ATGTCGCTCGTCGGTGTCACGAGCTATGCGGCGGACACGATCAAGATCGGTCTGGTCACCGCGCTCTCCGGGCAATCGGCACGTGCAGGCGAAGCGCTCACACGCGGGATGACGATCGCCATCGACGAAATCAATGCGAGTGGCGGCGTGCTCGGCGGTCGCAAGCTCGAACTGGTGCGTCGCGACGACGAGGGCAATCCCGCCAAAGGCGTGCTCGCGGCACGTGAGCTGATTTACAAGGACAAGGTGGCGGTGCTGTTCGGCGGACTCGACACGCCGGTGTCGATGGCCATTGTGCCCATTGCCAATCAGGAGAAGGTGCCGTTCATGGGCCCGTGGGCGGCGGGCACGCCGATCACCCGCAACGGTGCCAATCCGAACTATGTGTTCCGCGTGTCGGCCGTCGACGAGATCGTCGACAGTGCCATGGTGGTGCACGCGCAAGAGACCTTCGGGGCGAAGAAGCTTGGCCTGATTCTCGTGAACAACCCGTGGGGCGAATCGAACGAGAAAGGCATCGTGGCGGCGCTGGCAGCGAAAGGCATGAAGCCCGCCGGCGTGGAGAAGTTCGAAGCGAACGACGTGGACGTCACGCCGCAGCTTGGCCGCCTCAAGGCCGCCGGGGCCGACACATTGCTGATGGTCGGCAACGTCGGGCCGTCGGCGCAGGTGGTGAAGTCGCTCGACCGCATGGGGTGGAAGGTGCCTATCGTGTCGCACTGGGGCCCGGCGGGCGGACGCTTCACCGAGTTGGCAGGTCCCAACGCCAAGGCCGTGCATTTCGTACAGACGTATAGCTTCTTCGGCGCGACATCGCCGGTGAGCGCGCGCGTCGTTGCCGCGCTCAAAGCGAAATATTCCGACGTGAAGGGCGTTGACGACATTACCCCGGCCGTGGGGGTGGCGAACGCTTACGACGCCATGCGTCTGAGCGCACTTGCCATCGACAAGGCCGGCTCGACCAACGGCGACGCAATTCGCAGCGGCTTCTACAAGATCGACCGCTATGAGGGGCTCATCAAGACTTATGTGAAGCCGTTCAGCGATCAGCAGCACGACGCGCTGTCTGCACAGGACTACGTGTGGGCGCAATTCATCGACAACCGCATTGTCCCGGTGCCTGCTGCCGGCGCGAAGGTCGCGGCGAAGTAA
- a CDS encoding branched-chain amino acid ABC transporter permease — translation MQWISALVAGLGLGSMYGLMALGFHLTFAVSATVNFAQGSSMMLGAVLAYTFAQTLGWPMPLAIVVALALCAVYGLVVERLAVQPFVRRGSSAWLMATVALGIVLDNVVMLTFGTEPRSLPSSLAQSSLHIGDAGLGVYPLQLVIPVVGLALAGGLHYVLRRSRWGVAMLAVVQNRDAARLMGIPIQRTIAAAFAVSTLLAGVAGVLIAPLFNVQADMGTVFGLKAFAVAILGGLSSAWGVMIAGLLFGVSEAMITATLGSSYTQIITFGLVIVLLAMRPEGMFGRAEVRKV, via the coding sequence ATGCAATGGATTTCGGCGCTCGTCGCCGGCCTGGGGCTCGGCAGCATGTATGGGCTCATGGCGCTCGGCTTTCATCTGACCTTTGCGGTGAGCGCGACGGTCAACTTCGCGCAGGGTAGCTCGATGATGCTGGGCGCCGTGCTGGCGTACACGTTCGCGCAGACGCTTGGCTGGCCGATGCCGTTGGCGATCGTCGTCGCACTCGCGCTGTGTGCCGTGTACGGGCTGGTGGTCGAGCGGCTCGCCGTGCAGCCGTTCGTGCGGCGCGGGTCGAGCGCGTGGCTGATGGCGACGGTGGCGTTGGGTATCGTGCTGGACAACGTGGTCATGCTGACCTTCGGCACGGAGCCGCGAAGCCTGCCGTCGTCGCTGGCGCAAAGCTCGTTGCACATCGGCGACGCAGGACTCGGCGTGTATCCGCTGCAACTGGTGATCCCGGTGGTCGGCCTCGCGCTCGCAGGGGGATTGCACTACGTGCTGCGCCGCTCGCGCTGGGGCGTGGCGATGCTCGCCGTGGTGCAGAACCGCGACGCCGCACGACTCATGGGCATTCCCATTCAACGCACCATTGCCGCCGCGTTTGCGGTGTCGACGCTGCTCGCAGGCGTAGCCGGCGTGCTGATCGCGCCGCTCTTCAACGTACAGGCCGATATGGGGACGGTGTTCGGCCTGAAGGCGTTCGCCGTGGCGATTCTCGGCGGACTTTCCAGCGCGTGGGGCGTGATGATCGCGGGACTGCTGTTCGGCGTGAGCGAAGCCATGATTACCGCGACGCTGGGCTCGAGCTACACACAAATCATCACGTTCGGTCTGGTCATCGTGTTGCTTGCGATGCGTCCGGAGGGCATGTTCGGTCGCGCGGAGGTGCGCAAGGTATGA
- a CDS encoding branched-chain amino acid ABC transporter ATP-binding protein/permease gives MMTARHRDGIALAAILAVVLLAMAGAACVVNGYFVVVIAGVALLAICGVGLNLLLGLTGQVSFGHVGFYAIGAYAVAILTTQAGWPFWPAWLAGGMMAALTGALLALPALRVRGPGLAMVTIAFGFIVEHGAVEWRALTGGQNGLMGVMPPGVFGMAGSERVVAVAALAVLGVALLIYARISRGAWGAAMRAVRDSETAAASIGVNPLVVKAVAFAFSAALAGLAGGLFAPLQGMVTPGMFSFLQSLLFVLVVMIGGAGTIAGPLVGAVVVGLLPELLASLENLRLLCFGVLLLVVLWGAPNGVIGVLGSWWKSRRGVSSGDVQADAAASLTLPVLAQAQRKSLAAQGLAMTFGGVKAVADLSFELPAAKVTSLIGPNGAGKSTVLNMFSGFYRPQAGTRALGGDALAARGACDSARHGVARTYQTSQLFGGMSVLDNVTLALSAGRLGGLLGVARMRSKTHRDAATALLRACGYHGDVELMAADLAHVDRRLVEIARALATRPAVLLLDEPAAGLSTQDKAQLGKLLREIADSGVAVGLVEHDMSLVMGVSDGIVVIDAGRFLAQGSPTAIRHDERVREAYLGASAAALDKPVQRDAAITQEVLGVGKLTAGYGAAPVLHDVSIQVREGELVALLGANGAGKSTLMRSLAGLHRPVSGGITFDGRDLSRLDAAKIAALGVVLVPEGRQVFAELSVLDNLRLGAFPCGRLPRATRDARIEQMFTRYPRLRERQHQRAGLLSGGEQQMLAIARALMSAPRVLLLDEPSLGLAPKVIAELFASLDALRRESLSMLLVDQMAAMALSIADRGYVLEEGRVSVSGAASELAGDARLAAAYLGGQHGAGAAA, from the coding sequence ATGATGACCGCCCGACACCGTGACGGCATCGCCCTCGCGGCCATCCTTGCCGTCGTACTGCTCGCAATGGCGGGGGCGGCGTGTGTGGTGAACGGCTATTTCGTCGTCGTGATCGCGGGTGTGGCATTGCTCGCGATCTGCGGCGTGGGCCTGAATCTTCTGCTGGGACTCACCGGGCAAGTGTCGTTCGGGCACGTGGGTTTTTACGCGATTGGCGCGTATGCGGTTGCGATTCTGACGACACAGGCGGGGTGGCCGTTCTGGCCCGCGTGGCTTGCGGGCGGGATGATGGCTGCGCTGACCGGCGCGTTACTGGCGCTGCCGGCGCTGCGGGTTCGGGGACCGGGCCTTGCCATGGTGACGATTGCCTTTGGTTTCATCGTCGAGCATGGTGCGGTGGAGTGGCGTGCGCTGACCGGCGGGCAGAATGGCTTGATGGGTGTCATGCCGCCGGGGGTGTTCGGCATGGCCGGAAGCGAGCGCGTGGTGGCCGTGGCGGCGCTCGCCGTGCTGGGCGTGGCGCTGCTGATCTATGCACGTATCTCTCGCGGCGCCTGGGGCGCCGCCATGCGCGCCGTGCGCGACAGCGAGACGGCGGCGGCATCGATTGGGGTCAATCCGTTGGTCGTCAAAGCGGTGGCGTTCGCCTTCTCGGCGGCCCTTGCCGGGTTGGCGGGCGGCTTGTTCGCGCCGTTGCAGGGCATGGTTACGCCGGGCATGTTCTCGTTCCTCCAGTCGCTGTTGTTCGTCCTGGTCGTGATGATCGGCGGCGCAGGCACGATTGCCGGGCCGCTGGTCGGCGCGGTCGTCGTCGGGTTGCTGCCGGAGTTGCTGGCGAGCCTCGAGAATCTGCGTCTGCTGTGTTTCGGCGTGCTGCTGCTCGTGGTGTTGTGGGGCGCACCGAATGGCGTGATTGGTGTGTTGGGAAGCTGGTGGAAGTCGCGGCGTGGCGTGTCGTCGGGAGACGTTCAAGCCGATGCAGCGGCGTCGCTGACGCTGCCGGTGCTTGCACAAGCGCAGCGCAAGAGCCTCGCGGCGCAAGGTCTGGCCATGACGTTCGGTGGTGTGAAAGCCGTGGCCGATCTGTCGTTCGAACTGCCGGCGGCGAAGGTCACGAGTCTGATCGGCCCGAACGGCGCAGGTAAATCGACCGTCCTCAATATGTTCTCGGGCTTTTATCGACCGCAGGCGGGCACGCGCGCACTCGGTGGCGACGCCCTTGCCGCGCGAGGCGCATGCGACAGTGCACGGCATGGCGTGGCGCGCACGTATCAGACGTCGCAACTGTTTGGCGGCATGAGCGTGCTGGATAACGTAACGCTCGCGCTGAGTGCCGGAAGACTCGGTGGCTTGCTTGGCGTTGCGCGCATGCGCAGCAAGACACATCGCGACGCGGCAACCGCGTTGCTGCGGGCGTGCGGGTATCACGGCGATGTGGAATTGATGGCCGCCGATCTTGCGCACGTCGATCGTCGTCTGGTGGAGATCGCCCGTGCATTGGCAACGCGTCCGGCCGTTCTGCTGCTCGACGAACCGGCCGCCGGGTTGTCGACGCAGGACAAGGCGCAGCTAGGCAAACTGCTGCGCGAGATCGCCGACAGTGGTGTAGCGGTTGGGCTGGTGGAACACGACATGTCTCTGGTGATGGGCGTGTCGGATGGGATCGTCGTGATCGATGCGGGACGCTTTCTTGCGCAGGGATCGCCCACGGCGATCCGGCATGACGAGCGCGTCCGCGAGGCTTACCTCGGGGCATCGGCGGCGGCATTGGACAAGCCGGTTCAGCGCGACGCTGCGATCACTCAGGAAGTGCTGGGCGTTGGCAAACTGACCGCAGGATATGGCGCCGCGCCGGTGCTGCACGACGTCTCGATTCAGGTCCGCGAGGGCGAACTGGTCGCACTGCTCGGCGCCAATGGTGCGGGCAAGTCGACCCTCATGCGTTCGCTCGCGGGATTGCATCGCCCGGTGAGTGGCGGCATCACATTCGACGGACGCGATCTGTCGCGACTGGATGCGGCGAAGATCGCGGCGCTGGGTGTGGTACTGGTGCCGGAGGGCCGGCAGGTGTTCGCGGAACTCTCGGTGCTCGATAATCTTCGGCTCGGTGCCTTTCCGTGCGGACGTCTGCCGCGCGCGACGCGCGACGCCCGTATCGAGCAGATGTTCACGCGCTATCCGCGCTTGCGGGAGCGGCAGCATCAGCGCGCTGGCTTGCTCTCGGGTGGGGAGCAACAGATGCTCGCCATTGCGCGTGCGCTGATGTCTGCACCGCGCGTGCTGTTGCTCGACGAGCCGTCGCTCGGGTTGGCCCCGAAGGTTATTGCGGAGTTGTTCGCGTCGCTCGATGCGTTGCGGCGCGAATCGCTGTCGATGTTGCTCGTCGACCAGATGGCGGCCATGGCGCTGTCGATTGCAGATCGCGGCTACGTGCTCGAAGAGGGGCGCGTGAGCGTGAGTGGCGCCGCGAGCGAACTGGCGGGCGATGCCCGGCTGGCGGCGGCGTATCTCGGTGGACAACACGGCGCAGGAGCCGCCGCATGA
- a CDS encoding gamma-glutamyltransferase family protein has translation MTAREIAGVADADEVAAAALACGRAGLVTSPHALASAAGRDVLQQGGNAIEAAIAIAAMLCVTMPHFTGLGGDGFWLIADSAPGDAPPLAISGIGQAARHLPSALLDGATIASRGPASALTTAATVAAWEAAYCVSRDAWGGTMSWASLLAPAIAAAEEGFAVSRSQDFWYGYRANEMGDATTWHGFAKTFLPGGRAPALGERFRQPALAHTLRCVADGGAREFYEGELAARMAKGLQAAGSPLTRNDLAATRVYVSSALTMPYGNGVLATLPPPTQGVTTLQIMGILARLGLDDCAHGSATYYHRLVEAVKQAFIDRDRFVADPEYADVPVQTMLSEAHLTAAASRIDDHAALDWPHRFREGDTVYFAATDAAGRAVSVLQTIYFDWGSGVMAGDTGVLWHNRGAAFRPVGCAHPNALMPGKRPFHTLNPGMYLEGGRPRLLYGTQGADGQPQTLCALLTRLIDYGMRPHEALSQPRFLLGRTFSDSRDNLKLECDAGEDVFADLTQRGHALAALPRHSPLAGQAGVIAMDAHGWATGAHDPRSDGAALAV, from the coding sequence ATGACGGCGCGGGAGATTGCCGGGGTTGCCGATGCCGACGAGGTGGCCGCAGCGGCCCTCGCCTGCGGCCGCGCCGGATTGGTCACCAGTCCGCATGCGCTGGCCAGCGCGGCGGGGCGCGATGTGCTGCAACAGGGCGGCAATGCCATCGAAGCGGCCATCGCCATCGCGGCCATGCTGTGTGTCACGATGCCGCACTTCACCGGACTTGGCGGCGATGGCTTCTGGCTGATTGCCGACAGTGCGCCGGGCGATGCGCCACCGCTTGCGATTTCCGGCATTGGACAAGCGGCGCGGCACCTCCCGTCGGCGTTGCTCGATGGTGCGACGATTGCCTCACGCGGCCCGGCTTCGGCGCTCACCACTGCGGCGACGGTCGCGGCATGGGAGGCCGCGTATTGCGTGAGCCGCGACGCATGGGGCGGCACGATGTCGTGGGCGTCGCTGCTCGCACCGGCCATTGCCGCTGCCGAGGAGGGTTTCGCTGTTAGTCGTTCGCAAGACTTCTGGTATGGCTATCGCGCGAACGAGATGGGCGATGCCACGACGTGGCATGGGTTTGCGAAAACGTTTCTGCCGGGCGGGCGCGCACCGGCCTTGGGCGAACGGTTTCGACAACCGGCATTGGCGCACACACTCCGGTGCGTGGCCGATGGCGGTGCGCGCGAATTCTATGAAGGTGAATTGGCGGCCCGTATGGCGAAGGGCCTGCAAGCGGCGGGCTCGCCACTGACGCGAAACGATCTTGCCGCCACGCGCGTGTATGTGTCGTCTGCACTGACGATGCCGTATGGCAATGGCGTGCTGGCGACCTTACCGCCGCCGACGCAAGGCGTGACGACGCTGCAAATCATGGGAATACTCGCGCGACTGGGGCTGGACGACTGCGCCCACGGGAGCGCGACGTATTACCACCGTCTTGTCGAGGCGGTGAAGCAGGCGTTCATCGATCGCGACCGCTTCGTGGCGGACCCGGAATATGCCGATGTCCCCGTGCAGACGATGTTGTCCGAGGCGCATCTCACGGCGGCTGCGTCGCGTATCGACGACCACGCTGCACTCGACTGGCCGCACCGCTTTCGCGAGGGCGATACGGTGTACTTCGCCGCGACGGACGCCGCCGGGCGTGCCGTCAGTGTGTTGCAGACGATCTATTTCGATTGGGGAAGCGGTGTGATGGCGGGCGACACGGGCGTGTTGTGGCACAACCGGGGGGCGGCGTTTCGTCCGGTGGGCTGCGCGCATCCCAATGCGTTGATGCCCGGCAAGCGACCGTTCCATACGCTCAATCCCGGCATGTATCTGGAAGGCGGTCGCCCTCGCCTGCTGTACGGCACGCAAGGGGCGGACGGTCAGCCGCAAACGCTATGTGCACTGCTCACGCGGCTGATCGACTACGGCATGCGTCCGCACGAAGCGCTTTCGCAACCGCGCTTTCTGCTGGGGCGTACCTTCTCCGATAGTCGGGACAATCTGAAGCTGGAGTGCGACGCGGGAGAGGACGTATTTGCCGACTTGACGCAGCGCGGCCATGCGTTGGCGGCGCTACCGAGGCACAGTCCCCTGGCGGGGCAGGCCGGGGTGATCGCGATGGACGCGCACGGGTGGGCGACGGGCGCTCACGACCCGCGCAGCGATGGGGCGGCGTTGGCCGTCTAG
- a CDS encoding single-stranded DNA-binding protein — MIDGLIGGKLYGKASQRTGQNGHPFVTAKVRATGGDGDGDAIFVNVIAFSETASNALLALEDGDSVSISGSLTPKVWTDRNGETRPALDLVATLVMTAYQVKHKRATTRGDANPSSDADFDDSDGPR; from the coding sequence ATGATTGACGGCCTGATCGGCGGCAAACTGTACGGCAAGGCATCGCAACGCACCGGACAGAACGGACACCCCTTCGTCACCGCCAAAGTTCGCGCGACTGGCGGGGACGGCGATGGCGACGCGATCTTCGTCAACGTGATCGCCTTCAGCGAGACCGCGAGCAACGCGCTGCTGGCGCTCGAAGACGGCGATAGCGTGTCGATATCCGGCTCGCTCACGCCGAAGGTGTGGACCGACCGCAATGGCGAAACGCGTCCCGCGCTCGATCTGGTCGCCACGCTCGTGATGACCGCTTATCAGGTCAAGCACAAACGCGCGACGACAAGGGGCGATGCGAATCCGTCGTCCGACGCGGATTTCGACGACAGCGACGGCCCACGCTAA
- a CDS encoding type II toxin-antitoxin system HicB family antitoxin produces the protein MNNVMIIGGHKAVISFDPEIDMFRGEFVGLNGGADFYADDVSGLRREGELSLKVFLEECARRGVEPQKQFSGKFVIRLNPKAHEAAAIAAAAHGQSLNQWVADTLEQAAHA, from the coding sequence ATGAACAATGTCATGATCATCGGTGGACATAAGGCAGTTATCTCCTTTGACCCGGAGATAGACATGTTCAGGGGCGAATTTGTCGGCCTGAATGGCGGCGCAGACTTTTATGCGGATGATGTTTCCGGGTTGCGGCGCGAAGGCGAACTGTCGTTGAAAGTCTTTCTGGAGGAGTGCGCCCGACGGGGTGTCGAGCCCCAAAAGCAATTTTCCGGCAAGTTCGTCATTCGCCTGAATCCTAAGGCTCACGAAGCGGCAGCCATTGCTGCGGCAGCGCATGGACAAAGCCTCAACCAATGGGTGGCAGACACCCTCGAACAGGCAGCCCACGCATAA
- a CDS encoding type II toxin-antitoxin system HicA family toxin — MKSKSRRTLDLIFSRPTPASVKWADVVALFLELGGALSEREGSRVAVYLFDQIKVMHRPHPSPNMDKGAIASIRKWLEDNGVQP, encoded by the coding sequence ATGAAATCCAAATCAAGACGAACTCTTGATCTGATTTTTTCCCGCCCGACCCCGGCGAGCGTCAAGTGGGCCGACGTTGTGGCGTTATTTCTTGAACTTGGTGGAGCGTTGAGTGAGCGGGAAGGCTCCCGTGTCGCCGTGTACTTGTTCGACCAAATCAAGGTCATGCATCGACCTCACCCCTCGCCAAATATGGACAAAGGGGCGATAGCGTCGATCCGCAAATGGCTTGAAGATAATGGGGTGCAACCATGA